In Topomyia yanbarensis strain Yona2022 chromosome 2, ASM3024719v1, whole genome shotgun sequence, one DNA window encodes the following:
- the LOC131681183 gene encoding uncharacterized protein LOC131681183, with amino-acid sequence MIRTPPSQLNPNIQDGEKGADNQDKVPENESVVSDVSKRGTSRSSITDSQIKLLDLEEENEEAELRASIEQDRIVAEQKLAELQIQHDLALKTEQRKAAFLKRQRERNLRKVELLSRSSTSSRSSAYTNASKRVEEWVAEAEKVRPHNEYEESSHRMNHAFSRETVVRNTSTPGVRNATAPEPGVNEILSQAFKALQSRNMKDLPSFSGDVMEWTIFESEFKTSTKEYKLTDRDNLRRLNKALQGKARKTVESLLASPENVQQIIRMLQSNFGRTEWVVANRLEALRNLEIVKEGNIESFRAFYNAVIGTKVAMTNAKADNYLMNPELISHLADKLPAFSKQMWIRHKAALMKEGVIIEFNTFSRWLEDEMDNQLASLNPVFSAKKANYQLKPKPMVLNVNCRDDEGTKICPLCSANSHVGLDKCEQFHKLSVAQRRSAANSCKVCYICLKSDHSRRNCKSEKKCSICKKNHHELVHSDDSARNSKYTRTNTCNSQQNVCNVHGKNMNTLLRVGKVRIQGPRGTAELFALFDEGSSLSMMDAAVAENIGLRGPIAPVSYRWTNGILHKEEQSMMLSFRISGPSEQAKWYNVSNIQTVQNIALPPVKFDVANIKRLYPMLDDDKLVAIQDACPCILIGSNNAGLIVPLKTVQYSLQGLQLTRCHLGWTIHGVIDPTIAGSNKHHAFLCSENDDIELTDLVKKMYKVENFGISGQMAKIADEDQRALDIMNRTIKRRGERFEVGQIYKYNNFDFPDSKPQALRRLQIIEKKMDSNPEFAERYCNKIQDYVDKGYARKLEPEEIAETSNTWYLPHFSVVSSEKFRLVMDAKAKSHGFSLNDLLLKGPDLVPPLIAILIRARMKRIAFVADIKEMFHQVLIRREDQDSQRFLWRGMNRMDPPSVYVMMVMIFGDVSSPSMALFIKNFNAKELEEKYPGVERAVVKQHYVDDYFDCADTEEAAIEMVQRVIKVHEQGGFKLLKFSSNSRAVLDSLDPEIVAEQKQDGIRVLGIKWDLQSDEFVFPLNFPKLDALYRTGKAVPTKRQLLKFMMGIFDPLSLLSPVTIQLKFIFQELWRLQSGWDDEIPDGLVPRWMEWLNETAKLGEIRLPRYYYPTVPSFDNVELHAFCDASDKAFACVIYMVHRREGKSHVALVYAKSRVAPLKAQTVPRLELQGCVLASQMIHVLQSELTIEVKKIFFWSDSKICLSWLKTNQKLTAYVGARVMQIKENGHGVELWHWLPSQLNVADLATKWSKFGSMLEWVRGPDFIYRDSVNWPNYEPLEMSSAELVSFHSELDCTEQSLMAWRTTTTTTMAGAAFAAAASASGNARVLICQAEWCVVVHDAEEEDLRAAP; translated from the exons AAAGGTGCAGACAATCAGGACAAAGTACCAGAAAATGAATCTGTTGTCTCTGACGTATCGAAAAGAGGCACATCGCGAAGCAGCATAACTGACAGCCAAATCAAGCTCTTAGATCTTGAGGAGGAAAATGAGGAGGCGGAACTGCGTGCTTCTATTGAACAAGACAGGATTGTAGCCGAACAGAAACTAGCCGAATTGCAGATTCAGCATGACCTGGCACTGAAGACGGAACAAAGGAAAGCTGCGTTTCTGAAGCGACAACGTGAGCGAAATTTGAGAAAGGTTGAGCTGCTGTCTAGATCGAGTACCTCGAGCAGATCGAGTGCGTACACTAATGCGTCTAAGCGTGTTGAGGAGTGGGTTGCTGAGGCAGAAAAGGTAAGGCCACACAACGAATATGAAGAATCATCCCACCGGATGAATCATGCATTTTCACGAGAAACCGTAGTACGGAATACGTCGACACCTGGCGTAAGAAACGCGACAGCACCCGAGCCTGGGGTGAACGAAATCTTGTCTCAGGCCTTTAAAGCGTTGCAGAGTCGAAACATGAAAGACCTGCCCTCGTTTTCGGGTGACGTAATGGAATGGACGATTTTCGAAAGCGAATTTAAAACGTCAACTAAGGAATATAAACTAACTGATCGCGATAACCTGAGACGGTTGAACAAAGCGTTGCAAGGTAAAGCGCGCAAGACTGTGGAATCACTGCTTGCATCCCCTGAGAATGTGCAGCAGATTATACGAATGTTGCAGTCAAACTTCGGACGCACCGAATGGGTGGTGGCAAATAGACTAGAAGCGCTAAGAAACCTGGAGATCGTAAAAGAAGGTAACATCGAATCTTTCCGTGCCTTTTATAATGCGGTAATTGGTACCAAGGTTGCGATGACCAACGCGAAGGCGGATAACTACCTGATGAATCCCGAACTCATCTCTCACCTGGCTGATAAACTGCCTGCTTTCAGCAAACAGATGTGGATTCGGCATAAGGCCGCTTTGATGAAAGAAGGCGTTATTATCGAGTTTAACACTTTCTCGCGTTGGTTGGAGGATGAAATGGACAACCAACTTGCTAGTCTCAATCCTGTATTTAGCGCCAAGAAGGCCAACTACCAGCTCAAGCCGAAACCGATGGTTCTGAATGTCAACTGTCGCGACGATGAAGGAACAAAGATTTGTCCTTTGTGCTCGGCAAATTCTCACGTTGGTCTAGACAAGTGTGAACAGTTCCATAAGCTGTCTGTTGCTCAACGTCGGTCTGCTGCTAATTCCTGCAAAGTCTGTTACATCTGCCTCAAGTCAGATCACTCCAGAAGAAACTGCAAGTCcgagaaaaaatgttcaatcTGCAAGAAGAATCATCACGAGTTAGTCCACTCCGACGATTCTGCGAGGAACTCGAAGTACACCCGTACGAACACGTGTAACAGTCAGCAGAATGTATGCAATGTCCATGGCAAAAATATGAATACACTGCTCCGAGTAGGAAAGGTGAGGATCCAAGGTCCGAGAGGTACAGCAGAATTATTTGCACTTTTCGATGAAGGTTCGTCTCTGTCGATGATGGATGCTGCAGTTGCGGAGAATATTGGATTGCGAGGACCGATCGCTCCTGTGTCCTATCGTTGGACTAATGGTATTTTGCACAAGGAAGAACAGTCGATGATGCTGTCGTTTCGCATTTCCGGACCATCGGAGCAAGCGAAATGGTATAACGTTAGCAATATCCAAACTGTGCAGAATATCGCTCTACCTCCGGTGAAATTCGACGTTGCGAATATCAAGCGATTGTATCCTATGTTAGACGATGATAAATTAGTTGCGATCCAGGATGCCTGTCCCTGTATACTGATTGGCTCGAATAATGCGGGCCTGATTGTACCTCTGAAGACGGTGCAATATTCGCTTCAAGGCTTGCAATTGACTCGTTGTCACCTGGGATGGACGATCCATGGAGTAATAGATCCGACCATTGCTGGATCGAATAAACATCATGCATTCCTGTGCTCAGAAAATGATGACATTGAACTTACTGATCTGGTGAAGAAAATgtacaaagttgaaaattttgggATTTCTGGTCAGATGGCGAAAATAGCCGATGAAGATCAGCGTGCACTAGATATCATGAACCGCACGATCAAACGGCGTGGGGAACGATTCGAGGTAGGCCAGATTTACAAATACAACAACTTTGACTTCCCGGATAGCAAACCACAAGCGCTACGTCGGCTCCAGATTATCGAAAAGAAAATGGACTCAAACCCCGAATTCGCTGAGCGATACTGCAACAAAATTCAAGACTACGTTGATAAGGGGTACGCTAGGAAATTGGAACCTGAAGAAATAGCTGAAACATCGAACACCTGGTACCTGCCACACTTCAGTGTGGTGAGCTCCGAGAAGTTCCGTTTGGTCATGGATGCCAAAGCAAAGTCACATGGGTTTTCTCTGAACGATCTGTTACTGAAGGGTCCCGATTTAGTTCCACCACTGATTGCGATTCTGAtccgcgccagaatgaaaaggATTGCTTTTGTCGCGGATATCAAGGAAATGTTTCACCAAGTACTCATCCGTAGAGAAGATCAAGACTCCCAACGTTTCCTGTGGCGTGGTATGAACCGTATGGACCCTCCCAGCGTGTACGTTATGATGGTGATGATATTTGGCGATGTTTCGTCTCCATCGATGGCGCTATTCATTAAGAACTTCAACGCGAAAGAGCTTGAAGAAAAGTACCCTGGTGTTGAACGAGCTGTCGTCAAACAACATTATGTGGACGATTATTTTGATTGTGCTGACACGGAGGAAGCGGCAATCGAAATGGTTCAGCGTGTGATAAAGGTACACGAACAAGGTGGATTCAAGCTGCTAAAGTTCTCGTCGAACTCCAGAGCTGTGTTGGATTCACTCGATCCTGAAATAGTAGCGGAACAGAAACAGGATGGTATTCGTGTCCTCGGAATCAAGTGGGACCTGCAGTCCGATGAATTTGTATTTCCATTGAATTTTCCAAAACTGGATGCGTTGTATCGGACCGGGAAAGCGGTGCCTACGAAGCGGCAACTGTTGAAATTTATGATGGGCATCTTTGACCCGCTAAGTTTACTCAGTCCTGTTACGATTCAACTGAAGTTCATCTTTCAAGAACTGTGGCGGCTGCAGTCCGGATGGGATGATGAAATTCCGGACGGTCTTGTTCCCAGATGGATGGAGTGGTTAAATGAAACTGCAAAACTAGGAGAAATACGACTGCCAAGATACTACTATCCAACGGTACCGTCATTCGATAATGTGGAATTACACGCTTTCTGTGACGCGAGTGATAAGGCCTTCGCTTGTGTGATCTACATGGTTCATCGTCGAGAGGGTAAGTCACACGTTGCTTTGGTTTATGCAAAATCAAGGGTAGCGCCCCTGAAGGCACAAACCGTGCCGCGATTGGAACTGCAAGGATGCGTTCTGGCCAGCCAAATGATCCATGTACTGCAGTCAGAGCTGACGATAGAAGTCAAGAAGATTTTCTTCTGGAGTGACTCGAAGATCTGTTTGAGTTGGCTGAAGACAAATCAAAAACTGACGGCATACGTTGGTGCTCGCGTTATGCAAATCAAAGAGAATGGTCACGGCGTAGAGTTGTGGCATTGGCTTCCGTCGCAGCTGAACGTGGCCGATTTGGCTACGAAGTGGTCTAAGTTTGGCAGCATGCTAGAATGGGTTCGTGGTCCAGACTTCATTTATCGTGATAGTGTCAACTGGCCGAATTACGAACCGTTGGAGATGTCTTCTGCAGAGCTTGTGAGTTTCCACTCGGAACTGGATTGCACGGAGCAG TCCCTGATGGCCTGGAGAACTACTACCACTACTACGATGGCTGGCGCTGcttttgctgctgctgctagtgCCAGTGGAAACGCGCGCGTGCTCATCTGCCAAGCCGAATGGTGTGTAGTTGTGCACGACGCGGAAGAAGAAGATCTGCGCGCTGCTCCGTAA